A single region of the Pseudomonas sp. PDM14 genome encodes:
- a CDS encoding PAS domain-containing protein, which yields MINAKLLQLVIDASNDGIVVAEQEGDDNILIYANAAFERLTGYASDDILYQDCRFLQGEDRAQPAVAVIRQAVLSHQPCRQVIRNYRKDGSAFWNELSITPVFNDGDQLTYFIGIQKDVSEEVIAKQRVTELEAEVARLKEELAALKSPR from the coding sequence ATGATCAATGCCAAGCTGCTGCAACTGGTGATCGACGCCTCCAACGACGGCATCGTGGTCGCCGAACAGGAAGGCGACGACAACATTCTGATCTATGCCAATGCCGCATTCGAGCGCCTGACCGGCTACGCCAGCGACGACATTCTCTACCAGGATTGCCGCTTCCTGCAGGGCGAAGACCGCGCCCAGCCGGCCGTGGCCGTGATTCGCCAGGCCGTGCTCAGCCATCAGCCATGCCGCCAGGTGATCCGCAACTACCGCAAGGACGGCAGCGCCTTCTGGAACGAGCTGTCGATAACCCCGGTGTTCAACGACGGCGACCAGCTCACCTATTTCATCGGCATCCAGAAGGATGTCAGCGAGGAAGTCATCGCCAAGCAGCGGGTAACGGAACTCGAAGCCGAAGTTGCCCGTCTCAAGGAAGAGCTCGCAGCCTTGAAGTCGCCACGCTAA
- a CDS encoding ATPase, which produces MRNDARDELDHIPSLTTDTRDQDDFAPGHAAIDRHQPAYGARSTAAAPVARSGSSGALWALVGAMAIALGGVSWWSFQQISLMEQQLVATQESFARISEEAAGRIQDISGKVVATESNVTSGSEQVKLRVKQLETKLAELSKQQQNVSSQQAAQVKRIDQLGADLKSQQTVTGQFDGKLTALASEQKSGLAGVGKLESQLKSLGSDVEALKKQGNPSQAIGRLEQDLLVLRSELDNRPAASQNNAEFDAFRGQMTRNISTLQAQVQNLQQQLNAR; this is translated from the coding sequence ATGCGCAACGATGCTCGCGACGAACTCGACCATATTCCCAGCCTGACCACCGACACCCGCGACCAGGACGATTTCGCCCCTGGACACGCGGCCATCGACCGCCACCAGCCGGCTTATGGCGCACGCAGCACCGCTGCGGCGCCAGTTGCCCGCTCGGGCAGTTCCGGCGCGCTGTGGGCCTTGGTCGGGGCAATGGCCATCGCCCTGGGCGGGGTGAGCTGGTGGAGCTTCCAGCAGATCTCCCTGATGGAACAGCAACTGGTCGCTACCCAGGAAAGCTTCGCGCGCATCAGCGAAGAAGCCGCCGGGCGCATCCAGGACATCTCCGGCAAGGTAGTGGCCACCGAATCCAACGTCACCAGCGGCAGCGAGCAAGTGAAACTGCGGGTCAAACAGCTGGAGACCAAGCTCGCCGAGTTGAGCAAGCAGCAACAGAACGTGTCCAGCCAGCAAGCCGCCCAGGTCAAGCGCATCGACCAGTTGGGCGCCGACCTGAAGAGCCAGCAGACCGTCACCGGCCAGTTCGACGGCAAGCTCACCGCCCTGGCCAGCGAGCAGAAGAGCGGCCTGGCCGGCGTCGGCAAGCTTGAAAGTCAGCTCAAGAGCCTGGGCAGCGATGTCGAGGCGCTGAAGAAGCAGGGCAACCCGAGCCAGGCCATCGGCCGTCTGGAGCAGGATCTGCTGGTGCTGCGCAGCGAGCTGGACAACCGCCCGGCTGCCTCGCAGAACAACGCCGAGTTCGACGCTTTCCGCGGGCAGATGACGCGTAACATCAGCACCCTCCAGGCGCAGGTGCAGAACCTGCAGCAGCAGCTCAACGCCCGCTGA
- a CDS encoding alkene reductase: MPTLFDPIQIGELDLPNRIVMAPLTRCRAEAGRVPGALIAEYYVQRASAGLIISEATSVTPMGVGYPDTPGIWSDEQVKGWHNVTRAVHANGGRIVLQLWHVGRISDPLYLDGETPVAPSAIKPAGHVSLVRPLKDFVTPRALDTEEIADIVEAYRHGAENAKAAGFDGVEIHAANGYLLDQFLQDSTNQRNDQYGGSLENRARLLLEVTDAVIGVWGAGRVGVHLAPRADSHDMGDSNRHETFGYVARELGKRKVAFLCAREKVADDSLTPYLKEQFGGVFIANERFTKEQANTWLAEGKADAVAFGIPFIANPDLPQRLASDAPLNEPRPDLFYGKGPVGYIDYPRL, from the coding sequence ATGCCAACGCTTTTCGACCCCATTCAGATCGGCGAACTCGACCTGCCGAACCGCATCGTCATGGCCCCGCTGACCCGCTGCCGCGCTGAAGCCGGCCGCGTGCCCGGTGCCCTGATTGCCGAATACTACGTACAGCGCGCCTCGGCCGGCCTGATCATCAGCGAGGCCACCTCGGTCACGCCGATGGGCGTCGGCTACCCGGACACCCCCGGCATCTGGTCCGACGAGCAGGTCAAGGGCTGGCACAACGTCACCCGTGCGGTGCACGCCAACGGCGGGCGCATCGTCCTGCAGCTGTGGCACGTCGGGCGCATTTCCGACCCGCTGTATCTGGATGGCGAAACTCCGGTGGCGCCGAGCGCGATCAAGCCCGCCGGCCACGTCAGCCTGGTTCGCCCATTGAAGGACTTCGTCACCCCGCGCGCCCTCGACACCGAGGAAATCGCCGACATCGTCGAGGCCTATCGCCACGGCGCTGAAAATGCCAAGGCCGCCGGCTTCGACGGCGTCGAGATCCACGCCGCCAACGGCTACCTGCTCGACCAGTTCCTGCAGGACAGCACCAACCAGCGCAACGACCAGTACGGCGGCTCGCTGGAAAACCGCGCGCGTCTGCTGCTGGAAGTCACCGACGCAGTGATCGGTGTCTGGGGTGCCGGCCGCGTTGGCGTGCACCTGGCGCCGCGTGCCGACTCCCACGACATGGGCGACTCCAACCGCCACGAAACCTTCGGCTATGTCGCCCGCGAGCTGGGCAAGCGCAAAGTTGCCTTCCTCTGCGCCCGCGAGAAGGTCGCCGACGACAGCCTGACGCCGTACCTCAAGGAGCAGTTCGGCGGCGTGTTCATCGCCAACGAGCGCTTCACCAAGGAGCAGGCCAACACCTGGCTGGCCGAAGGCAAGGCCGATGCCGTGGCATTCGGCATCCCCTTCATCGCCAACCCGGACCTGCCCCAGCGCCTGGCCAGCGACGCGCCGCTCAACGAGCCGCGTCCGGACCTGTTCTACGGCAAGGGCCCGGTCGGCTATATCGATTACCCGCGCCTGTAA
- a CDS encoding DUF1569 domain-containing protein produces MNRRHLLALLSVGGVAALGGGFWALPTGPAPAALSLEGAQQVLAGLVGRELVSSKGWSPAEVFNHCAQSVEYSLDGFPELKPAWFRESVGPLAFSVFAARGAMRHSLIEPIPGAAPLAEPASTDAAIARLQQSLQRFAAHTEALQPHFAYGLLSPEDYAQAHVMHLYNHLSLIRVA; encoded by the coding sequence ATGAACAGACGGCACCTTCTCGCACTTCTCTCGGTTGGCGGCGTGGCCGCACTCGGTGGCGGCTTCTGGGCCTTGCCCACCGGCCCGGCGCCGGCGGCGCTGAGCCTGGAGGGCGCGCAGCAGGTGCTCGCCGGCCTGGTCGGCCGTGAGCTGGTGAGCAGCAAGGGTTGGAGCCCGGCCGAGGTATTCAACCACTGCGCGCAGAGTGTCGAGTATTCGCTGGATGGCTTTCCGGAGCTGAAACCGGCCTGGTTCCGCGAGAGTGTCGGGCCGCTGGCGTTTTCCGTGTTTGCTGCCCGTGGCGCCATGCGTCACTCGCTGATCGAGCCGATTCCCGGTGCCGCGCCGCTGGCCGAACCGGCGTCCACCGATGCCGCCATCGCCCGCCTGCAGCAGTCCCTGCAGCGTTTTGCCGCGCACACCGAGGCGCTGCAGCCGCACTTCGCCTATGGCCTGCTCAGCCCCGAGGACTACGCCCAGGCGCATGTGATGCACCTGTACAACCACCTCAGCCTGATCCGCGTCGCCTGA
- a CDS encoding SDR family oxidoreductase has protein sequence MSDAVRFEDKVVIVTGAGGGLGRAHALLFAKHGARVVVNDLGGSTHGEGANASAADKVVAEIQAAGGTAVANHDSVTDGDKIVQNALDAFGRIDVVVNNAGILRDKSFHKMEDADWDLVYKVHVEGAYKVTRAAWEHMREQQYGRVIFTASTSGIYGNFGQSNYGMAKLGLYGLTRTLAIEGRKSNILVNAIAPTGGTRMTEGLIPPQVFEQLKPELVSPLVVFLGSEQCKDTSGLYEVGGGWMGKVRWERSLGAGFDPRVGFSPEDVAASWKQIGDFEGAVHPDDNVTALREMMANLQKHIG, from the coding sequence ATGAGTGATGCCGTTCGATTCGAAGACAAAGTGGTCATCGTCACCGGTGCCGGTGGCGGTTTGGGCCGTGCCCACGCGCTGCTGTTCGCCAAGCATGGCGCCCGTGTGGTGGTCAACGATCTGGGCGGCAGCACTCACGGCGAAGGCGCCAACGCCTCGGCCGCAGATAAGGTGGTCGCGGAAATCCAGGCCGCTGGCGGTACTGCCGTGGCCAACCACGATTCGGTCACCGACGGCGACAAGATCGTGCAGAACGCGCTGGACGCCTTCGGTCGTATCGACGTGGTGGTGAATAACGCCGGCATCCTGCGCGACAAGTCCTTCCACAAGATGGAGGACGCTGACTGGGATCTGGTCTACAAGGTCCACGTCGAGGGCGCTTACAAGGTGACCCGCGCGGCGTGGGAGCACATGCGCGAGCAGCAGTACGGCCGCGTGATCTTCACCGCATCCACCTCCGGCATCTACGGCAACTTCGGCCAGAGCAACTATGGCATGGCCAAGCTGGGCCTGTACGGCCTGACCCGCACCCTGGCGATCGAAGGGCGCAAGAGCAACATCCTGGTCAACGCCATTGCCCCCACCGGCGGCACGCGCATGACCGAAGGCCTGATCCCGCCGCAGGTGTTCGAGCAGCTCAAGCCCGAGCTGGTCAGCCCGCTGGTGGTCTTCCTCGGTAGCGAGCAGTGCAAGGACACGTCCGGCCTCTACGAAGTCGGTGGCGGCTGGATGGGCAAGGTGCGTTGGGAGCGCAGCCTGGGCGCCGGTTTCGACCCGCGCGTCGGCTTCAGCCCGGAAGACGTGGCGGCCAGTTGGAAGCAGATCGGCGACTTCGAGGGGGCGGTCCACCCGGATGACAACGTCACCGCGCTGCGCGAGATGATGGCCAACCTGCAGAAGCACATTGGCTGA
- a CDS encoding SirB1 family protein has translation MTTRPAWLECLEREPSAPFEAALWIAAEHDPQVQPAALLRDFGNLRQQVAAGLPQLPPNELAQPLLRRLNELGFHEDDDYPLRPHAALLHLVLQRRRGQPLSLALIALELARQLGIALQAVNFPGYLLVRVPGADHLLDPCNGRRLYTRDCRELLARVAGTNNELNAAHLQSCDARALLLRLSRNLCQLHSNDGNHLAALKDAERILLLAEPRAEDHLTRAAIYRALDCPQAERYDLERALLLCDDEPERIRLGHRLRELSRTPALH, from the coding sequence ATGACGACACGCCCAGCTTGGCTCGAATGCCTGGAAAGGGAGCCCAGTGCTCCGTTCGAAGCGGCCCTGTGGATTGCCGCCGAGCATGACCCACAGGTGCAGCCTGCCGCCCTGCTGCGCGACTTCGGCAATCTGCGCCAGCAGGTCGCCGCCGGGCTGCCGCAACTGCCACCGAACGAGCTGGCGCAACCGCTGCTGCGACGCCTCAATGAGCTGGGCTTCCACGAAGACGACGATTACCCGCTGCGCCCGCACGCGGCCCTGCTGCATCTGGTGCTGCAACGCCGACGCGGACAGCCGCTGTCCCTGGCGCTGATTGCCCTGGAACTGGCGCGGCAGCTGGGCATTGCCCTGCAGGCGGTGAATTTCCCCGGCTACCTGCTGGTGCGCGTGCCCGGTGCCGATCACCTGCTCGACCCGTGCAACGGCCGGCGCCTGTATACCCGCGACTGCCGCGAGCTGCTGGCGCGCGTCGCTGGCACCAACAACGAACTCAACGCCGCCCACCTGCAAAGCTGCGATGCCCGCGCCCTGCTGCTGCGCCTGTCGCGCAACCTGTGTCAGCTGCACAGCAACGACGGCAACCACCTGGCTGCGCTGAAGGACGCCGAGCGCATTCTGCTGCTGGCCGAGCCACGCGCCGAAGACCACCTCACCCGCGCCGCCATCTACCGCGCCCTGGATTGCCCGCAAGCCGAACGCTATGACCTGGAACGCGCGTTGCTGCTGTGCGACGACGAGCCGGAGCGCATCCGCCTCGGCCATCGCCTGCGCGAGTTGAGCAGGACCCCGGCCCTGCACTGA
- a CDS encoding alpha/beta fold hydrolase — translation MALPGIALADWRAQGQGFSFGGHAIRYWTAGPADGEPLLLIHGFPTASWDWHYLWQPLAERYRLIACDMLGFGYSAKPRAHLYSLLEQADLQQALLAHLGVDGPVHVLAHDYGDSVAQELLARHHDGHIQLASCVFLNGGLFPETHRPVLMQKLLLSPLGPLLGRLFSRAKLKANLTKVFGPQTPPSESELDAFWALIAHNDGPAVMHRLIRYILDRREQRERWVTAMQKGGVPLRVIDGALDPISGAHMVARYRELIANPDTVLLEDIGHYPQTEAPQAVLQHYLTFRQGLDRA, via the coding sequence ATGGCGCTGCCTGGTATTGCCCTGGCGGACTGGCGCGCGCAGGGGCAGGGCTTCAGCTTTGGCGGGCACGCGATTCGCTACTGGACGGCGGGGCCGGCAGACGGCGAGCCATTGTTGTTGATCCACGGCTTCCCCACCGCCAGTTGGGACTGGCATTACCTCTGGCAGCCCCTGGCCGAGCGCTACCGGCTGATCGCCTGCGACATGCTCGGTTTCGGCTATTCGGCCAAGCCGCGCGCTCACTTGTATAGCCTGCTGGAACAGGCTGACCTGCAGCAGGCGCTGCTCGCCCACCTGGGCGTCGACGGGCCGGTGCATGTGCTGGCGCACGATTATGGCGACAGCGTGGCCCAGGAACTGCTGGCGCGGCACCATGACGGTCACATCCAGCTCGCCAGCTGCGTGTTCCTCAATGGCGGACTGTTCCCGGAGACCCATCGCCCGGTGCTGATGCAGAAACTGCTGCTCAGCCCGTTGGGACCGTTGCTCGGCAGGCTGTTCTCGCGCGCCAAGCTGAAGGCCAACCTGACCAAGGTGTTCGGCCCGCAGACGCCGCCCAGCGAGAGCGAGCTGGACGCCTTCTGGGCGCTGATCGCGCACAACGACGGCCCGGCGGTGATGCACCGGCTGATCCGCTACATCCTCGATCGCCGCGAGCAGCGCGAACGCTGGGTAACGGCGATGCAAAAGGGCGGGGTACCGCTGCGGGTGATCGATGGCGCGCTCGATCCGATTTCCGGGGCGCACATGGTCGCGCGCTACCGCGAACTGATCGCCAACCCGGACACGGTTCTGCTCGAGGATATCGGCCACTATCCGCAGACCGAAGCACCACAGGCGGTGCTGCAGCACTACCTCACCTTTCGTCAGGGACTCGACCGCGCATGA
- a CDS encoding flavodoxin, whose product MKVAILSGSVYGAAEEVAHRAQSLLQAAGFETWYKAGTSLADLQGFAPDALLAVTSTTGMGELPGNLQGLYYEIRDTFPAWSGRPAGVVALGDSSYDTFCGGGELMRELFLELGMREALPMLRLDASESVTPEDDAQPWLVEFIATLQG is encoded by the coding sequence ATGAAAGTCGCCATCCTGTCGGGTTCGGTCTACGGCGCCGCCGAAGAAGTCGCCCACCGCGCCCAGAGCCTGCTGCAGGCCGCCGGTTTCGAGACCTGGTACAAGGCCGGCACCAGCCTCGCCGACCTGCAGGGCTTCGCCCCCGATGCACTGCTGGCCGTGACCTCGACCACCGGCATGGGCGAGTTGCCCGGCAACCTGCAGGGCCTCTACTACGAGATCCGTGACACCTTTCCGGCGTGGAGCGGGCGCCCGGCCGGCGTGGTCGCGCTGGGCGACTCGAGCTACGACACCTTCTGCGGCGGCGGCGAGCTGATGCGCGAGCTATTCCTCGAACTGGGCATGCGCGAGGCACTGCCGATGCTGCGCCTGGACGCCAGCGAAAGCGTGACCCCCGAGGACGATGCCCAGCCCTGGCTGGTCGAATTCATCGCCACGCTGCAGGGTTAA
- a CDS encoding class II aldolase/adducin family protein, with the protein MTAAQAFPEINVRDQVSAAEWQTRVDLAACYRLIALYGWDDLIFTHISAKVPGTEDFLINPYGLMFHEITASSLVKVDLAGKKLMDGPFDINPAGYTIHSAVHEVRHDAGCVLHIHTPAGIAVSAQKGGLLPLSQQSLFVLASLAYHGYEGVALNHDEKSRLQADLGDKNFMILPNHGLMTAFGSIADAFLGMFTLQRACEIQIMAQSGGTELIHIPQQILDGARAMIAGVMKSPQGMGGALPWPALLRKLDQQMPGYAN; encoded by the coding sequence ATGACCGCTGCACAAGCCTTTCCCGAAATCAACGTACGCGACCAGGTGTCCGCTGCCGAATGGCAGACCCGCGTCGACCTGGCCGCCTGCTACCGCCTGATCGCCCTGTACGGTTGGGACGACCTGATCTTCACCCACATCTCGGCCAAGGTGCCGGGCACCGAAGACTTCCTGATCAACCCCTACGGGCTGATGTTCCACGAAATCACCGCGTCGAGCCTGGTCAAGGTCGACCTGGCCGGCAAGAAGCTGATGGACGGCCCGTTCGACATCAACCCGGCCGGCTACACCATTCACAGCGCCGTGCACGAAGTGCGGCATGACGCCGGCTGCGTGCTGCATATTCACACCCCGGCCGGGATCGCCGTGTCGGCGCAGAAGGGCGGCCTGCTGCCGCTGTCGCAACAGTCGCTGTTCGTGCTCGCCAGCCTGGCTTATCACGGTTATGAAGGCGTGGCGTTGAATCACGACGAGAAATCGCGCCTGCAGGCCGACCTGGGCGACAAGAACTTCATGATCCTGCCCAACCACGGCCTGATGACCGCGTTCGGCAGCATCGCCGATGCCTTCCTCGGCATGTTCACCCTGCAGCGCGCCTGCGAAATCCAGATCATGGCGCAGAGTGGCGGCACCGAGCTGATCCACATTCCGCAGCAGATCCTCGACGGCGCCCGGGCGATGATCGCCGGCGTGATGAAAAGCCCGCAGGGCATGGGTGGCGCGCTGCCGTGGCCGGCGCTGCTGCGCAAGCTCGATCAGCAGATGCCCGGCTACGCCAACTGA
- the ahpC gene encoding alkyl hydroperoxide reductase subunit C produces MSLINTQVQPFKANAFHNGKFIEVTEESLKGKWSVLIFMPAAFTFNCPTEIEDAANNYAEFQKAGTEVYIVTTDTHFSHKVWHETSPAVGKAQFPLIGDPTHVLTNAFGVHIPEEGLALRGTFVINPEGVIKTVEIHSNEIARDVGETLRKLKAAQYTASHPGEVCPAKWKEGEKTLAPSLDLVGKI; encoded by the coding sequence ATGTCTCTGATCAACACTCAAGTACAGCCTTTCAAAGCCAACGCGTTCCACAACGGCAAGTTCATCGAGGTCACCGAAGAAAGCCTGAAAGGCAAATGGTCGGTCCTGATCTTCATGCCGGCAGCCTTCACCTTCAACTGCCCTACCGAAATCGAAGACGCTGCCAACAACTACGCCGAGTTCCAGAAGGCCGGTACCGAAGTGTACATCGTCACCACTGACACCCACTTCTCGCACAAGGTCTGGCACGAGACTTCCCCGGCTGTCGGCAAGGCTCAGTTCCCGCTGATCGGCGACCCGACCCACGTTCTGACCAACGCCTTCGGCGTGCATATCCCGGAAGAAGGCCTGGCCCTGCGCGGTACCTTCGTGATCAACCCGGAAGGCGTGATCAAGACCGTGGAAATCCACTCCAACGAGATCGCTCGTGACGTCGGCGAGACCCTGCGCAAGCTGAAAGCTGCCCAGTACACCGCTTCGCACCCGGGTGAAGTCTGCCCGGCCAAGTGGAAAGAAGGCGAGAAGACCCTGGCTCCGTCCCTGGACCTGGTCGGCAAAATCTAA